Genomic DNA from Jonesia denitrificans DSM 20603:
CAGTTACGCGAGGCGCGTCATCCACCCGTGCGGGTCTGGACGACGCCCATACTGGATGTCTGTCAACTCACGGCGAATGTCCATCGTGAGGGTGCCTGATTCACCGTTGTTGATAGTGACATCAAAGTCATTGTCAGCGAGGCGACCGATGGGGGTGACCACAGCAGCTGTTCCACAGGCGAACGCTTCCACGATTCGCCCTTTTTCCAAACCATCGCGCAGTGCGTCAAGGGTGAGATGTTCCTCGCGCACAGTCAAACCACGGTCAGTGAGGAGTTGAATGATCGAGGAGCGTGTGACCCCACGCAGGATGGAACCCGACAGCGCCGGGGTCACCACGGTCCCGTCGTCATGGACGAAGAACACGTTCATCCCACCGAGCTCTTCAAGGGCAGGAGTCTGCCCACCATCCAGGAAACACACCTGATCAAACCCTCGTTTGCCAGCTTCCTGCTGTGGGAGCAACGATGCGGCATAGTTGCCGCCACATTTGGCTTCCCCCGTGCCACCACGGCCAGCGCGAGCATAATCCCTGGAAATCCAGATGTTGACGGGGTGAACACCCTTATCAAAGTAGGGGCCAACCGGTGACGCAATCACAAGGTGTTCCGCCTCATGGGTGGGACGCACCCCTAAGAACACTTCGGACGCGATCATGAAAGGACGCAGATAGAGGCTTGCTTCTTCCCCCGATGGCACCCAGTCAACGTCTGTTCGCACCAACGCCGCAACGGAACCGAGGAAATCGTCAACGGGTAA
This window encodes:
- a CDS encoding branched-chain amino acid aminotransferase, encoding MSTTLTSQTRSLDELVSQFSVHRSTSPLPVEERVALTASPKFGTVFTDHMTRMTWTVDEGWHNRRVEPYGPLHMDPAAAVLHYGQEIFEGLKAYRHADGSVWSFRPEQNALRYALSARRLALPELPVDDFLGSVAALVRTDVDWVPSGEEASLYLRPFMIASEVFLGVRPTHEAEHLVIASPVGPYFDKGVHPVNIWISRDYARAGRGGTGEAKCGGNYAASLLPQQEAGKRGFDQVCFLDGGQTPALEELGGMNVFFVHDDGTVVTPALSGSILRGVTRSSIIQLLTDRGLTVREEHLTLDALRDGLEKGRIVEAFACGTAAVVTPIGRLADNDFDVTINNGESGTLTMDIRRELTDIQYGRRPDPHGWMTRLA